A genomic region of Cygnus atratus isolate AKBS03 ecotype Queensland, Australia chromosome 31, CAtr_DNAZoo_HiC_assembly, whole genome shotgun sequence contains the following coding sequences:
- the LOC118261506 gene encoding olfactory receptor 14C36-like, whose translation MYFFLLNLALLDLGCISTTLPKAMANALWDTRAISYQGCAAQVFFFVFLITAEFYVLTVMSYDRYVAICKPLHYGSLVGSRACAQMAAAAWGSGFLNAVLHTATTFSLPLCQGNAVDQFFCEIPQILKLSCSDAYLREVGVLLFGASFGVGCFVFIVVSYVQIFKAVLRMPSEQGQHKAFSTCLPHLAVVSLFVSTAIFAYLKPPSISSPSLDLVVSFLYSVVPPTVNPLIYSMRNQELKNALIKTVFVHAS comes from the coding sequence atgtacttcttcctcctcaacctcgccctcctcgacctgggctgcatctccaccactctgcccaaagccatggccaatgccctctgggacaccagggccatctcctatcaagggtgtgctgcacaggtctttttctttgtcttcttgaTTACAGCAGAATTTTATGTTCTCACGGTCATGTCCTAcgaccgctacgttgccatctgcaagcccctgcactacgggagcctcgtgggcagcagagcttgtgcccagatggcagcagctgcctggggcagtggctttctcaatgctgtcctgcacacggccactacattttccctgcccctctgccaaggcaatgctgtggaccagttcttctgtgagatcccccagatcctcaagctctcctgctcagatgcctacctcagggaagttggggTTCTTCTATTTGGTGCTTCTTTTGGTGttggctgctttgttttcattgtggtgtcctatgtgcagataTTCAAGGccgtgctgaggatgccctctgagcagggccagcacaaagccttttccacgtgcctccctcacctggccgtggtctccctgtttgtcagcactgccatttttgcctacctgaagcccccttctatctcctccccatccctggacctGGTGGTGTCATTTCTGTACTCAGTGGTGCCACCAacagtgaaccccctcatctacagcatgaggaaccaggagctcaagAATGCTTtgattaaaactgtttttgtacATGCTTCTTAA
- the LOC118261502 gene encoding olfactory receptor 14C36-like has translation MPNSSSVSEFLLLPFADTRELQLLHFGLFLGIYLAALLGNGLILTAVACHHCLHTPMYFFLLNLALLDLGCISTTLPKAMANALWDTRAISYQGCAAQVFFFLFFIAAEYSVLTVMAYDRYVAICKPLYYGSLVGSRACAQMAAAAWGSGFLNAVLHTATTFSLPLCQGNAVDQFFCEIPQILKLSCSDAYLREVGLTAITFCLGIGCFVFIVLSYVQIFRAVLRMPSEQGRHKAFSTCLPHLAVVSLFISTAMFAYLKPPSDSSPSLDLVMAVLYSVVPPAVNPLIYSMRNRELRNSVKTVLEYTILQYIYI, from the coding sequence atgcccaacagcagctctgtgagcgagttcctcctgctgccattcgcagacacgcgggagctgcagctcctgcacttcgggctcttcctgggcatctacctggctgccctcctgggcaacggcctcatcctcaccgccgtagcctgccACCACTGtctccacacccccatgtacttcttcctcctcaacctcgccctcctcgacctgggctgcatctccaccactctgcccaaagccatggccaatgccctctgggacaccagggccatctcctatcaaggctgtgctgcacaggtctttttctttctcttctttatagCAGCAGAATACTCTGTTCTTACTGTCATGGCCTAtgaccgctacgttgccatctgcaagcccctgtactacgggagcctcgtgggcagcagagcttgtgcccagatggcagcagctgcctggggcagtggctttctcaatgctgtcctgcacacggccacgacattttccctgcccctctgccaaggcaatgctgtggaccagttcttctgtgaaatcccccagatcctcaagctctcctgctcagatgcctacctcagggaagttgggCTTACTGCAATCACCTTCTGTTTAGGTattggttgttttgttttcattgtgctgtcctatgtgcagatcttcagggcagtgctgaggatgccctctgagcagggccggcacaaagccttttccacgtgcctcccgCACCTGGCCGTGGTCTCCCTGTTTATCAGCACTGCcatgtttgcctacctgaagcccccctctgactcctccccatccctggacctggtgatggcagttctgtactcggtggtgcctccagcagtgaaccccctcatctacagcatgaggaacaggGAACTAAGGAATTCAGTGAAGACAGTTCTAGAATACACAATTCTtcaatatatttacatataa